TTTTGTTATCACCATTGTGACAACTTCTCACTGTTTTTATGCATATATCCTTAAATTAGGAGGGAGTCCTATAACTATTCTCTGGACACTAATAGACACAGAAGATTTGTTTATGCTTCtgggcagaaagaaggaaaagcatatTTATCCATCTTTTAGCCTGGTTTCATGTTAGTAGGCTGTAGTTTTTTGAGAAGGAATTGTAAAATTTGACcatataaattttgaattattaattgcaatttaaaacaatatgtgTGCTTAACTTTGAGAAAATCTCTTAGACTTCTGTTTTCTGAACCTatgtgatatttattatttttagcaacTTCTATAATTCTGTCATTTCAATTGAGAGTCATCTTTTACTACTCTAgaatttcctttgtattttttttttgccagagaCTGAGTTCTGTCATACTTCTGACTGGTGCTTAAGTGGAAATTTTTTGCGCAGGTGTTTTGTGTCATTTTGTAATGGTGGGTAGATTAGGAATCACTACTTCAATTAGGATTGGGAGGACCTGGTCACTTTTTGTAAGAATACAGTCAATCTAGCCTTCCAGTTtgtagttaaaataaaaaaaatatagcaagtttagaaaacaaaaggaggCCATCTTCAAGTGGCTAAATTCGTTTGTCTTTATTGTGCCATATCATGAAGTGCTCTCAAACAgatcttaattttataaaacatgtaTGCGaatcacatttataaaacaataaaatcaagaACTCAGATGAAGTATGCAAAGCCAACATCCCATTTCCTAAAGTCattttactttatacattttagCTGATACATGCTGAAGCTAACACAAAGTGAGAAACAGGAGCTCTAGTTAAAAACTTAAAGGCTAAGGTTCCTCACTTAATCCTTGACAGTTTCAGAGTCTATTTTGAAAGTAGGGGCAATATTTAAATCTAGCTCTagtttcccttttgatttcattAAATAGTCAACACTTGACCTATTTATgtatcatttattttacaaatccttctctaaataataaagatttttctcaaaagttgggatgtttatttttcttttaattcagatGTGCTCTCTAGAAGTTTGCAATCTTGGAATATTCAACATTAATTCCAAATACTCAACAACTCAAGAAAAACTAATTTCTAATGactgatttccagttttattcaaCAATTCTAGTTTACTAAAATTTCAGGGTACCTTGTAAAGAGACTAATTCAAATTAGATTTGTTAATTGAATATGTATTTGAATTAAGAATTGTTTGCCTAATACATTAGAAACGTAGAATATCATTATGTAAGAAGAGATAAAGATAATATAAACTTTTTTAAGAATAGATTTTCAAGTTATGTTAGAAAATTGAATCTTTATCTGTTTTAGGGAGTACACCTTTAGGATGTTATAAAAAACTAATAGAATATCACAAGAATGGAGACCTTTCTTTTAAATACGTGAAGACCTTTAACATGGATGAATATGTAGGTAAGCTATATTATTtggatatgttatattttatattttaaataaaatgaatatatgttgagaaaattaatattatttgaatttatgtttcaaatataatatgaatatatttctgtAGTATACTGCCTTGTGATGAGGTTGAGagtttatataaaaaagaatctataGTGGAAGGAATATGGAACTGGAAATCAGAAATCAGAATACCTGCATTCATCTTGGGCACTGCCACTTACCAGTCATGTAACTTTGAGCCAGTCCATTTacatttctcattctcttttttttttcttttttgaggaagattagccctgagctaacatctgccaccaatcctcctctttttgctggggaagactggccctgagctaatatccgtgcccatctttctccattttatatgtgggacgcctgccacagcatggcttgataagcggtgcgtaggtccgcatccgggatctgaaccagcaaaccccgggctgctaaagcagaacatgtgaatttaacccctgcgccactgggctggcctctctttttttccttaaaggcGAAGTTAAAACCAGTGTTGTTGTGGagataaattaagtaaaatgtatgtaaaagtaattagtaaaataaagacttttcaaatATAAGGCTATTTATACAGTCATGCTTTGCTtcacaacagggatacattctgagaaatttgtTGTTCTCAGGTgatttgtcattgtgcaaacatcatagagtgtacttaaacCTAGaaggtatagcctactacacatctgggccatatggtactaatcttataggccCGCCATTGTATATActgtccatcgttgaccaaaatgtcactACGTGGCTCATTACTGTATTTCTAGCCATTAagcttttataatttattgttaaCTTACTTAACTGGAAAGATCTGTGATGCGTCTAAACTCtgtgttaaaatttaaatataggaatacatttttatttgtagtcTAAGTTATAGCCAAAAAACTGTTATGATTCAATATTCTTTGCATGCGTGTATGAAGAATAGAGGAGGAACATGGGCTAACATTTCAGTCGTGTGGCTAATTAATTTATGTTGAGCTTAACATATAAATCAATTCCATTGGTTAAAATTTGTGTGAGAAGTGGAGTATAGTGATTAAATTGCACATGAACCAGGCTTCTGTATTTGAATTTCAGCCCCTCTgtgagctctgtgaccttgggaaagttacttaacttttctgtgcttttgttcACCTATAAAATAGGATGATACTAGTATTTCCATAGAGGTTGTACAAATTAATTGAGTTAATACATGCATATACAGTGGTTAAAgtaatgcctggcatataataagcataTATTCcacataaaaatgcttttaatttgaATGTGGTATAGAAaggttatatattttaaataacatttaagtCTTAGAAAAGTAAACTTCaggtttatttctgaaaatacttacatttttatttattaactttatatTTAGGACTTCCTAGAAATCATCCTGAAAGCTACCATTCATATATGTGGAATAACTTTTTTAAGCATATTGATATAGATCCTAATAATGCTCATATCCTTGATGGGAATGCTGCAGATTTACAAGCAGAATGtgatgcatttgaaaagaaaataaaggaagctgGAGGAATTGATCTTTTTGTTGGAGGTATGTAAAACATTTTGTCATTAATCATTTGTTAATATTTGAATTAaatgctttaaataaaaaaaacaaatcttatcAGTATGTAAAGAACACCCATGACTATCTGTAATACCAATTTATTGAGCTACTGATTTATACTTTactatattttcatcaaaatataaTCTTAAGGTTGCAAGTTGGAATTGTTTAAATTATGTTTTGAGAAACAGGTCCAAATCCCTGCTAAACTCTTCTAATTGCCTCTTTAGAATTGACAGTTTAGCATATCTTAGAAAAAGAGTGatgtatttcttttcctaaatgatATTCTTATCCttttactgtttctttaaaaCTCTAACCCAGCCTTCTTACCCAATTACAGGGTTAACTCTCTCAGAGTTTGCATGTGGAACAGGTGGATTTTAGCATTTCCGTACTGAACAGTTAAATTGCTTAATTGTATAAGACTTTATTTATCATCAGCCTTTAGTTAATATGAATTAAGTTGTATAATTGTCTTAATAAGCTCCAAAGTGTATAAGTATTTGACTAAATTACACgtgaaatttataatatatatacatatatatgtgtgtacataatCTACCATTTAAAATAGGAGGAAGagtttcttcctttataatgACAACATGGTTTTCTGACATCAGTATGAAGCATCCAAAACAGCTAATTAATTACCATCAGAATAGTATAATATCAACTAAACTGAAGCCAAAATTTGTATTTGCCAGATTCTTTAGTATTCAACTAAACATACTAAAGCTCTAAATTAAGTTTTCTGGATAtatcttataattaatttcttagAAGACTGCTCAAAATTACATGAATTTCAATCTTCAGTATTGCTGTACTGAGGTTAATTTATGGTAGAGGTGGCCAGGTATGGTTGAGGTAGTTGGTTGCCCCTGGGAAAAATTGGGTTTTAGAGTCAGAGATAAATTTGCATCCTGTTTTGGCCACTTACTATCTATATGACCCTGGGAAATTCATTCAAGTTcagtataatttataaaataggtTTAATATTAATCATTCcaaaatttgtgaaaattaattgcATTACAACCTGTATAAAATGCCTTGTACAGTGGGTGGTATGTAGTTCGTACTCCATTAAGTGTTACTTCAGTCTTCTCCTTATTTCTGAACTGTAGATGCTGAAATAATTGTTCCTTAGATCCttgaaatttctgcttttttaactGAATTACCTCTAAGGGTATCCAGTGAGactgaaattttctctttgagGAAATTTCTATCTCTCCCTGGCAGAATCAGTATCAATTACTTTGTTGTGTAGATGGGATGGTTTTTATCTGAACAAGAATACAAGTTAGgctattttgctttttaagataGAAAGTTatctatgttttaaataaaatttgctaaTATTACTTCAGTATTCCTGGAAAACATTTGCACTCCATTTTTGTCCATATCACTCAATTCTGAGATAATTACCATTTGCGCCTGCCAAAATCAAGGCAAAGGGCAATAGATATTTGAGAACATTTAAAGAGTGTACTACCCATGCATTCTTTAAACTTTCTAAACTTTATACCAAAATCAAGTAGAATtacagtcatgtatcacttaacgacagggacatgttctgagaaatgtattgttaGACCATTTTGTCATTatgagaacatcatagagtgtgcttataTAAACCTacatggtgtagcctactacacacctaggctatatggtaccaatcttatggacACTGTCATATATATGGTCTGTTGTcaactgaaacgtcattatgtggcacatgactgtactataATATAATATACCTAAACTATTTATCTTAGTtatatcaagaaatattttcattcatttactggTATACAGAAAGGCATGGTAGTTATTAGAGGTTTGTTATTAAAAATGGCTGCATGAAAAATGCCTTTTTTACCTCTTCATTTGAGGACTTTTTTTTCCGGTTAATTTATTGACCTAACATAAGGAGCCATGTGACAAATCCCTTGGGGACTCCATGCCAGCAAGTAGAATTcagttgggggggcggggggtacTGATAAGAACTCTTTAACTCCATTTTGTCGTTTTTCCTGCTTTCCAGAAAGCATTTATAGCTTAATGTAGTGTTTAAGGCTGAATCTCCCTTATCAAAGATTTCTAGTAGAACTTTCTTCTTTCGCCATAGCGTTAAGTCACTTCTCATTACTTTTTACCTGAAGTTTTTTGGTACATTTCCTCACTATAAGCCACCTTAGTTCTCCCTTTGAAATAGATGGAgcataaattataattatttatgtttatCACTGACTCTCACTACTAAAAAGAACTTGGTGTTTTACAAATTTTTGTCTTGAGCTTTCTGTAGTTCTCCGTCCACAAAAAATTTAAGAgactttccttgcctcttccattAACATCTTCACTGTAGTCATGTGATGATCCAGGGTCTGACATTTTATGTTATCCAAAGGACATAATTCCTCTGTGTATAGGGAGAGAAAGGTTAGCTTATTGCCTTTTCCTTGAACTGTTTCCTTGTGGGGATATCCTGTTATTGGATGTGTACTCATGAAAGAATCTCACTGATTCTTTGCCTTTGTTGATCTCGGTTTGTTATCATTGGATTTTCAAGATGAGGCTTGGTATCTGGGTCTTACCACTTACCCTTCTTTTGTTCCAGGGTTTGGTTAATAAAAACACTAAGAACTGAGCCAAATGGGATCAAAATATCAGCTTTATTAAAGGTAAAGTTGGATTAGAGATTGCAGGTTGGGCTTGAGGCCAGAATGGGGTTTCCTATTTCTCCCCTCTGAATTGGAAATAGTAGGACAAGAAGAGCTCAAGAATATTAATCCACGATTGCTCACTCCTGGGAAATGGAGCAGGAGTTCCCTTCCCTCggtagaaaagagaaaggaggatatATATATACTCTTAAACATTCTCAGTCTTCCTCTGATGGTAAAAGTGTTGAGAGAAGGAGTAAGGTGTATCATGCAATTCGTGACTCACCCCAGTTACACAAGCATGGAGTTTTGTAAGTAGACTCCAAAGGCGTTATTAACTTTACAATTATCTTaagataatttgtttttcaaaagtaaaagtaaGGCAATGGGGAAAACTTTAACCCACTCTTTTGGTTACATGACTAGATTCTTTGGTTTGCAAGTAACAGTAATCTACTAATGGGACCAAAAGTGAATTACTTGCAGTGATTCTGGGGTAACTCACAGAATTGATAGAAGAGTTGAAACAACCAAgtcttcagaagaaaaagaatcggGGAGCCTCAGATCTCCAAAGCAAGAACTCATCGACCCTCTCCTGCATGCTAACCATCAAATGTCTCTGCTCTagatgccttctttctttctgtatccCTGGTCAAGTTTGAGAATTTCTGGAGAGAAATTCTGATTGTTTCAGCTTGGGACAAGTACTTATCCCTAGACCACAATTATTCTCCCTAAAAGAGAGATAAGGTGTTATGATTGTTCTAGTGCCTGTTGTGGGGGAGCAGAGTAGGgtaggggaaggaagaagaaactatACTGAGCATACCTAAGATTAGCAGTTATCCATGCCTTTATTCAGCCGTTATTTATTGAGGGCCTCCTATATATCGTGTTATTCTAAATGGTAAGGATGTGGTAGTGAAGAAGACAAAGTTCTTACTCTCATGAAGTTTGCATTCTACCCCACAGAACTATAGGAACACAGGAAAGATATATAATCCAGACTCTGAGGTTTTAGAGATGTTTCATAAAGATGCTGATATCTTAGTTTAGACTTAAAGATTGAATAAGAATTAGCCATGATTTTTagatttcataattatttttaagaaagttttatAAAGCTTTGTAAAACAtgctgaacattttttaaaataaattttatatgagGAAGCTCAATATTTGATAGATATTCATGGTCAGTAGGAGAATGTATTGATCCCTCTCCATCATGAACAATTGCTGATAATTTTGGCTTTGCTGTACACTTTTAGACGACCCAAATCAAAAGAGCCACTAGTGTTGATGTTTGCGGACTTACTATTTTTTCTGgaacttttattttcctggttCCATCCTTTCCTCTTTATACATacatagagaaatataaatatttggtcAGATGTGTACTTCAGAGAAACATAACAGTTTtacaaatatagaaagaaatgcatatctataatttaaaacttatagtTCCAAGCAGAAACATACTTAATAGTGGAAACAATCCATACATATTAACCACATGTAGGTCTGGCTTTATGTCTCTGCATTAAAAATTCCTAGATTGTTGTGCTTTGGTAGTTTATATCTGCTGCTgaaggttttcatttctttcttccttcaaaatcaGGTTACTCTGTTACATTTTACTTTGTTGTAGCCTGGGAACAATTTGTTAGGATTGTATGTTGAGTCAGTAAAATACACTTATCTATCATTAAAGTAAATGTGCAGGATATAAATGTAACAGATATCTTGCCTCAGCGAACTTGTGGGTTTATTTTTTGATTGAAGTTGCCAGAAATCTGACTAGCTGGTaaggtatatgtatataaaacttgATTTATTTATGCCATGGAAAGATTCTTGATTTTATGAAGATTTACCTCCAATTTCCTTCAAGTATGGAATGTCATATTCTGATCTATATTTTAAAGGCAATCCTAGAATATTAGAGCTGGCAGGAGGGCTCCTTAAAACAGTGTTTTCAAATTGTGGTTGTCACCCATTATTAGGTCATAAAATCAGTATAGTCAGTCACCTCTAGCAGTtcccttctgtttgttttgttaatgaaATGGAATGTAATCAAAAGTAGTTTGTATGGCTACTAGTAAGGGTAAGTATTGTGTCATGcaattcttgtttttattatatttgtgtgtatgtgtgtactaGATTGCAGTctcaaatgtatttcttacagTAGGTTACAGTCAAAAAGGTTTGAAGAAAACTACTGCCTTAGATACTATTCTTGTCCAatctagacatttttttttaaagattttattttttcctttttctccccaaagccccccggtacatagttgtgtattcttcgttgtgggttcttctagttgtggcatgtgggacgctgcctcagcgtggtctgacgagcagtgccatgtccgcgcccaggactcgaaccaacgaaacactgggccgcctgcagcggagcgcgcgaactcaacaactcagccacggggccagcccctagacatttttttttaaatggaagaatttttttttaaattcttccattaagcatttttgttttttagattggcacctgagctaacatctgttgccaatctttttttttcttctcctccccaaggccccccagtacagagttgtgtattctagttgtaggttcttctggttctgctttgtgggacgccgcctcagcatggcttgatgagtgcccaggatccaaaccggcaaagccctggaccactgaagtggagcgtgcaaacttaaccacttggccacggggctggccccaatctaaacatttttataagtAAGGATACTATACTATAGGGAGGTCCAGTAGTTAAATGAGCCATCTAAACTAGAACCAAGGAAGTTAAAGTGTTAATATAAAGACCACTGAGTTAGGAATCAGAAGATTTAGATTTGAGTCTTGTCTCCATGTTTACTAAACTGTTACCTCAAACAATATGTGACAAAACAAATCACATGTTATCCCTGAGCATCAGAGTTTTCTTTTGAGCTTAAAAACAGGTGGGGgagatgaaagaaatagatatGCCTAATCTGACTATCTCACAAGATTGTTAAATAGATCTGTTGTTGAGATGatgtatgtgaaaatgctttataaactgtaaagtgttATTCTAATATAAGGTGATACTTAATTCTACTGCTATTAGAATCATGCAAGTTCATTGCTAAGCttatggaaaaaattgaaatacttgTTGAATCAAATAcaggaacaaatattttaatgcagcATTAGAAACTCAGCTATCAAATAAAACAAGGTAAGTGTGTTTATGACTATTTCTTTGCACTTAAAAACATGTTGAACTTTGAGAAACCTTACTTATGTGAGCAACCTTATTTAtttcatgtgtatatgtgtgtgtatgtatatttcttttgaaaggaATCGGTCCAGATGGTCATATCGCTTTCAATGAGCCAGGATCCAGTTTAGTATCAAGGACAAGATTAAAGACACTAGCAATGGACACCATTTTGGCAAATGCTAAATATTTTGATGGAGATTTATCAAAGGTGCCAACTATGGCTCTAACAGTTGGTGTGGGAACAGTGATGGATGCTAGAGAAGTAAGAATTAAATGTTCTTTGATGTTTTCCCTTTGATGTCTATAGATTTTGGAGGAATTATGGCACCAAATAAGTGATATTTTGGTTGCATCCTGTTTTCAATATAAATTGTCTAGCTTTCAGTAAGTTCTGTCAGTCTCACTGCCATGTTTAGAACTCAACTAAATTAAGTCTTTTGGAGCTGTAAAGGAAGAATTAGCCACCACCCCTTTTAGGGTACTACTTCTCTTGCCTGTTCCTGCTTCACAATTTGAGGTCCTAAAATCATACTGATCATATGGTCTGTTTTTAAGTGTAACAGTCTTATGAAAGGACTATTGGGACAAAGATGCAGTGCTAGCTAACACTAAACTGCTTTTGG
This genomic window from Equus przewalskii isolate Varuska chromosome 3, EquPr2, whole genome shotgun sequence contains:
- the GNPDA2 gene encoding glucosamine-6-phosphate isomerase 2, coding for MRLVILDNYDLASEWAAKYICNRIIQFKPGQDRYFTLGLPTGSTPLGCYKKLIEYHKNGDLSFKYVKTFNMDEYVGLPRNHPESYHSYMWNNFFKHIDIDPNNAHILDGNAADLQAECDAFEKKIKEAGGIDLFVGGIGPDGHIAFNEPGSSLVSRTRLKTLAMDTILANAKYFDGDLSKVPTMALTVGVGTVMDAREVMILITGAHKAFALYKAIEEGVNHMWTVSAFQQHPRTIFVCDEDATLELRVKTVKYFKGLMHVHNKLVDPLYSMKEGK